GCGCGCTCAACCACGTTGTGCAATTCCCGAACGTTGCCCGGCCAATCGTAACCCTGCAGGACTTTCATGGCCTCGGGCGACACCGTCGGCGGCTTGACGCCGTGCCGTCCCGCCAATCGCCGCAGGAATGCATCCACCAGTAGCGGAATGTCTTCCTTCCGCTGGCGCAGGGCCGGCACCGTGATCGGAAAGACGTTCAGCCGGTAATAAAGGTCCTGCCGGAATTCCTGGTTCTCAACCGATCGCTGCAGATCCCGGTTGGTTGTGGCCAGCACCCGGACGTTTACTTTCAGCGTCCGGTTGCCGCCCACCCGTTCAAACTCCCGCTCCTGCAACACCCGGAGCAGTTTCGCCTGCAGCTTCAGGGAGACCTCGCTGATTTCGTCGAGCAGAATGGTGCCGTTATTGGCAAGTTCGAACCGTCCCTCGCGCTTCTCCGTCGCACCCGTGAACGCCCCGCGCTCATGCCCGAAAAACTCGCTCTCGATCAAGGTCTCCGAGATCGCGGCGCAATTCACCTTGATAAAAGGCATTTGAGAACGGGCGCTGGCCCGGAAAATCTCGGTCGCGACCAGTTCCTTGCCGGTGCCGTTCTCTCCGCTGATCAGGACCGTCGCCTCTGTCGGCGCCACTTTCTGGATCATCTGCCGCAACTGGCGGACGGCCTGGCTTGCGCCGATCAGCGCCCTGTCGGTGACCGCCTGCTGGACAAGCATCTGGCTCACCTTCACGGCTTGCGAAAAGTTCTCCGCCTTTTTCAATATGACGTCGATTTGGCTGGCGGAAAACGGCTTGATGATGTAATCGAAAGCGCCGTTTCGAATGCAACTGACGGCAGATTCAATGGTCCCATGCCCCGTCATCATCACGATCAATGGCCGGTCCGGGTTGCCCGAGAGTCGCGCCAGAAAGTCGGTCCCGTTCCCATCCGGCAAACGAACGTCTACAAACATCAGATCGAAGGTGTCTCGAGCGATCAGCCGCTCCGCTTCGGCCACCGTGGAGCAGAGCGCAACCGCCAACCGGCGGCTGCGTAACTGCATCTCCAGTGACCGTAGGATGATAGGTTCGTCATCAATGACGACTACTTTCTCAATGGCCATGCGACGATAAACGTAAGTGTTACGTCCGACATTCGTTCCGAGGGCGATCCACTGGCCTCGGCTAAGACCTAAGCTAAAGGCTCACCGCGCTACGCGCAATGGTTTTTGGAATGGTTGCACTCATTCGAGCTGAAAGAATTTCTCTAAAGTGCCCTCGGGATTTCGCCGGGGCGCGCCGCTTTTGCCTAAAGCAACCGGGCGAACCGCCGAAAAAAATAATCGGAGGCTGGATATGCAAAAAAAATCGGATGCGCTCAGTAACAAGGGCGAAAAGAGTGCACCTTCAGAACCCCACGCATCCAGCCCGTCCGAAGCTCCGGTGAATTCTACAGAAATGTCCGAACGGCTGAAACGGTTAGTATCCGACCCCAATTACCCCGATCCAGAAATTGTAAAGTCTATGGCGCAAAAATTACTCGATCTTTTCCGATCCGAGTAGAAACTAGCGTAGTGCCTGAGCGTCGTAATTTTCATAACGGCTCCCCCGCGCTGGACTTGCCGAGCTTTCGTGAGCGCTCGATCGAGTTCGTGCTCGATCGAGTCATCCACGATTTCTCGAATGCGATCGGCGGGATCGTCACCCTGACGGAGCATCACCTTCAGTATGACGAGGCCCAGCTTGATCCGAGGCTGAGCGCCAGCCTCCAACTGATCCATGACAGCGCCGAGCAGTGCCGCACGCTGCTGGCCGTCGTGACCGGCACTTTCGATCCCGACATGAATGATCGGGTATACATGCCGGCCGGGACCTTGGCTGACGAACTGGGCCGGCTTTTCCAGGCACTTCTCCCCCGGACCATTCGATTTGCGCCGATGCCCCCGTGCGCTCCATCTGCCGTCCACGTGCAACCGGCGGATTTCAAGGCGCGATGGCTGGCGGTGGCCAGCCTTGACTGCCAATCTGCAAAGGACGCCACCGGGGTTGAGTTCGGATGCACGGTTGAGGACCGTTTTTGCTGGTTTTGGTACCGGTCATCGAATCTCAACCACGTGAACCTTTCTGAGATCAAACGTATCCTGTTGCCTCTGGCGGGCATCGCCGGGCGAATCAGTTGCCAAATCACGGACAAAGGTTTGGTCGCCGGGGCAGCGTTACCTGTGGAGCTGGAATGATGACGCGTCGCGTGCGGCCTGACCGGACGTGATTCCCTGACGGTTGTCGTCGTTCCTGGAGTATGAATGGAATCAGTACCCGCGGTTCTCGTCGTTGATGATGACAAGATGATCCTGCACACCATGCAGGAGCAGCTTTCGCGTGAACATTATCGGGTTGTCACGGTCGCCAGGATAAAGGACGCCCTGGAAGCGATCGCCGCGCAGGAATTCGCGATCATCCTCGCTGACCAGTTTATGCCCGACCTGCCTGGGCTCGAGTTCCTGCGGAAATGCCGGCAGCTGCAACACCTGAGTTCGCGCATGCTGATCACCGGGATGGCATCGTCGCCCGGGATCCAGGAGGCAGTGCTTAACAGCGATATTTTTCGCTTTCTGCTTAAGCCGTGGTCCAGGATGGACCTCGTGCTGGCGCTGCACCAGGCATGGGAGCGCCACAAGTTGCTCCGCGAGTTGGAACGCCTGAAAAGCGAGGCGGCCGCCGGCTCTCCTGCTGAGGCTCGTTTGCCCGAAGCCTCACCGGAGCCGACGGGGTTGGACTCGGGCAACGGCCCCGGGGTTCCGGAACGGTTCTGGCAAGTGCTTTCCCATATCGATCAAGCGATCTGGGTGAGCGACGCGGAGACGAACGAACTGCTCTACTTCAGCCCGGTTCACGAACGCATCTGGGACCGGCCGCTGCCCACGCTTTGCTCCGGCACCGCCTGGCTCGACAGCATTCACCCGGACGATCGCGAGCGCGTCAGGCAGGCGGCGTTGGCGGATCAACGTCACGGGGGGGGCTACGATCAGGAGTACCGGATCCTGCGGCCTGACGGGCAGGTGCGCTGGGTGCGGGACCGTGCGTTTCCGCTGGTTGAAGAGGATGGCAGCGTGGCTCGACTGGCCGGCGTGGCGGAGGACATCACTGACCGGAAAGCCGTCAATGAACAACTGGAGTTGCGGGTTCGTGAACGGACCGAAGAGCTTGCGTGGGCTAATCTCGCCCTGGAGTCTGAAGTGTCGGAGCGCCGGCGGGCTGAGATTCAGTTGCGGGAAAGCAATCAGCGTCTGCAGCAGGCGCTAAAGGAACTGCACGACACCCAGCAGCATGTCATCCAGCAGGAACGCCTGCGTGCGCTGGGCCGTATGGCCAGCGGCGTGGCGCACGATTTCAACAACGCGCTGATTCCGATCCTCGGTTATACCGAACTCCTGCTGGAAAGACCTGAGTTGCTGCACGACCATGAGAAAACGACCCAGTACCTGCGGGTGATTCGGACCGCGTCCAAAGATGCGAGCACCGTGGTCGGGCGGCTGCGTGAATTCTACCGCCCCCGGGGCGACGGTGAAGTCCTTGAGGCGGTCAATCTGACCGAGGCGGTCGCCGACGCTGTGTCAATGACTCAGCCCCGATGGCGGGATGAAGCCCTGGCGCAGGGGCGTCATATCGATGTCCAGGTGGATCTTCGTCCCGTACCCGCCGTGACGTGCAACGGTGCGGAAATCCGTGAA
The sequence above is drawn from the Verrucomicrobiota bacterium genome and encodes:
- a CDS encoding sigma-54-dependent Fis family transcriptional regulator, with product MAIEKVVVIDDEPIILRSLEMQLRSRRLAVALCSTVAEAERLIARDTFDLMFVDVRLPDGNGTDFLARLSGNPDRPLIVMMTGHGTIESAVSCIRNGAFDYIIKPFSASQIDVILKKAENFSQAVKVSQMLVQQAVTDRALIGASQAVRQLRQMIQKVAPTEATVLISGENGTGKELVATEIFRASARSQMPFIKVNCAAISETLIESEFFGHERGAFTGATEKREGRFELANNGTILLDEISEVSLKLQAKLLRVLQEREFERVGGNRTLKVNVRVLATTNRDLQRSVENQEFRQDLYYRLNVFPITVPALRQRKEDIPLLVDAFLRRLAGRHGVKPPTVSPEAMKVLQGYDWPGNVRELHNVVERAVILTEPGREIQPADLAPMFPSELLETHGSTFELPANANGSLAFPTKIVPLEQIEKEYIQHALRQAGGNRTHTAHLLGISIRTLRNKLNQRGEGESEEAGERV
- a CDS encoding response regulator, encoding MESVPAVLVVDDDKMILHTMQEQLSREHYRVVTVARIKDALEAIAAQEFAIILADQFMPDLPGLEFLRKCRQLQHLSSRMLITGMASSPGIQEAVLNSDIFRFLLKPWSRMDLVLALHQAWERHKLLRELERLKSEAAAGSPAEARLPEASPEPTGLDSGNGPGVPERFWQVLSHIDQAIWVSDAETNELLYFSPVHERIWDRPLPTLCSGTAWLDSIHPDDRERVRQAALADQRHGGGYDQEYRILRPDGQVRWVRDRAFPLVEEDGSVARLAGVAEDITDRKAVNEQLELRVRERTEELAWANLALESEVSERRRAEIQLRESNQRLQQALKELHDTQQHVIQQERLRALGRMASGVAHDFNNALIPILGYTELLLERPELLHDHEKTTQYLRVIRTASKDASTVVGRLREFYRPRGDGEVLEAVNLTEAVADAVSMTQPRWRDEALAQGRHIDVQVDLRPVPAVTCNGAEIREMVTNLVFNAVDALPNGGTIWIRSYPDQDRAILEVQDNGVGMPEEVRARCMEPFVTTKGERGTGLGLAMVYGTVQRHHGTIEVESQVGNGSLFRICLPFHNPPPTEVRTRWHELKRQLRVLVIDDEEVARDIVSLFLRNDHHEVTLASSAAEGLRAIKEETFDLVITDHAMPGMTGEGFTAAARQAGVTIPILMLTGFGELMKAAGKVPPGVNKVVNKPVTIDALRSAVAEVVLGEHPTGVARLAATP